A genomic segment from Drosophila willistoni isolate 14030-0811.24 chromosome 2L unlocalized genomic scaffold, UCI_dwil_1.1 Seg168, whole genome shotgun sequence encodes:
- the LOC6652455 gene encoding carbonic anhydrase 1 yields MWCWLWESIPSLTDIDPYSLAFAIVASILVICNVSSGVQLAELGRYWHNERREVDFHIVPAPNRSSGPSNNQSPINIETACYVRSNFVDPLQWSHYDDLPLGIRLENNGTTILLRAVFQGQIPCIDGGDLLGRFHFHEICFRWSWYNNAGSEHTVDNQHFPLEMQCLHTDTDSPDYTSSQSLLMISYMFSLSEDNPYLDVLVQHLATVQRAGQCVELPPFPLSYLMPPFYSNFISYHGSLTEPPFHRGAEWFIWPYPLAIGERQLNEFRQLRNAHGARISWNGRPVQQLMDRSVYFNEYRC; encoded by the coding sequence ATGTGGTGCTGGTTATGGGAAAGTATTCCCAGTTTGACGGATATCGATCCATACAGTCTTGCTTTTGCGATTGTCGCTTCCATTCTGGTCATATGCAATGTCTCTTCTGGGGTCCAATTGGCTGAGCTTGGCCGATACTGGCACAACGAGAGAAGGGAAGTTGACTTTCACATCGTTCCGGCTCCAAATCGTTCTTCCGGACCGAGCAATAATCAGAGTCCCATCAATATAGAGACTGCCTGCTACGTACGATCCAACTTTGTGGACCCCTTGCAATGGTCCCACTATGATGATCTCCCCTTGGGGATTCGTTTGGAGAACAATGGCACTACAATTCTACTGCGAGCCGTCTTCCAGGGCCAAATACCCTGCATAGATGGAGGCGATTTATTGGGCCGCTTCCATTTCCATGAGATCTGCTTCCGCTGGAGCTGGTACAATAACGCCGGATCGGAACACACAGTGGACAATCAACATTTTCCCCTGGAGATGCAGTGCCTCCACACAGATACCGATTCACCGGACTACACCTCCAGTCAAAGCCTGCTCATGATATCCTACATGTTCAGTCTGTCCGAAGATAATCCCTATCTGGATGTCCTGGTCCAGCACTTGGCTACTGTCCAGCGGGCTGGTCAATGTGTGGAACTTCCGCCCTTTCCGCTCAGCTATTTGATGCCGCCTTTTTACTCCAACTTCATCAGCTACCATGGATCTCTAACAGAGCCTCCCTTCCATCGCGGTGCCGAGTGGTTCATCTGGCCCTATCCCCTGGCCATTGGAGAGCGTCAATTGAATGAGTTCCGTCAGCTGCGTAATGCCCACGGAGCCAGAATCAGCTGGAATGGACGCCCGGTTCAACAGCTGATGGATCGCAGTGTCTACTTTAATGAATATAGGTGCTAA